The Patulibacter sp. SYSU D01012 genome window below encodes:
- a CDS encoding secondary thiamine-phosphate synthase enzyme YjbQ — protein sequence MWLQRDVELRPRPRGFHLVTDEVLDAVPEIADVRAGLLHVFCRHTSAGLTLNENASPDVRHDLRTWFDASVPEQFAWTHTLEGDDDMPAHVKTSLVGPDLTIPVGDGRVRLGTWQGITLCEFRDRGGPRRLVLTLSGAEG from the coding sequence ATGTGGCTGCAGCGCGACGTCGAGCTCCGTCCCCGCCCGCGCGGGTTCCACCTCGTGACCGACGAGGTGCTGGACGCCGTGCCCGAGATCGCCGACGTGCGCGCCGGGCTGCTGCACGTCTTCTGCCGGCACACCTCCGCCGGCCTGACCCTGAACGAGAACGCCTCGCCGGACGTGCGCCACGACCTGCGGACGTGGTTCGACGCGTCCGTCCCCGAGCAGTTCGCGTGGACGCACACGCTCGAGGGCGACGACGACATGCCCGCGCACGTGAAGACGTCGCTCGTCGGCCCCGACCTGACGATCCCGGTCGGCGACGGCCGCGTGCGCCTGGGCACCTGGCAGGGCATCACGCTGTGCGAGTTCCGCGACCGCGGCGGCCCGCGGCGCCTGGTGCTGACGCTCTCGGGCGCCGAGGGCTGA
- a CDS encoding Type 1 glutamine amidotransferase-like domain-containing protein codes for MSAGGPVFCMGGGGFTMEPGRPELDAYILSLAPVARPRILFLPTASGDPQDQIVRFGRVFGAWPCRPRILSLFHLEELGEPLDRLILGQDIVYAGGGSMRNLLALWRAHGVADLLLEANRRGTVLAGLSAGAMCWMQGGVSKSTGRPEPIDGLGLIAGSLSVHARQHPDRGDVYREAVRAGRLPDGWTADDYAGLLFVDGRLEEAVASRDGAGVTRVQRRRDGRLVETPVPVRRLEPVTDEHVEDALARHTGEHAAPMDVRDELRLVRRMRGRAQAGRPRTRR; via the coding sequence GTGAGCGCCGGCGGCCCCGTCTTCTGCATGGGCGGCGGCGGCTTCACGATGGAGCCGGGGCGTCCGGAGCTGGACGCGTACATCCTGTCGCTCGCGCCGGTCGCCCGCCCGCGGATCCTCTTCCTGCCGACGGCCAGCGGCGACCCGCAGGATCAGATCGTGCGGTTCGGTCGCGTCTTCGGCGCGTGGCCGTGCCGCCCGCGGATCCTGTCGCTCTTCCACCTGGAGGAGCTCGGCGAGCCGCTCGACCGCCTGATCCTGGGGCAGGACATCGTCTACGCGGGCGGCGGGTCGATGCGCAACCTGCTCGCGCTCTGGCGGGCGCACGGGGTCGCGGACCTGCTGCTCGAGGCCAACCGGCGCGGCACCGTCCTGGCCGGGCTGAGCGCCGGCGCGATGTGCTGGATGCAGGGCGGGGTGTCGAAGTCGACCGGCCGGCCCGAGCCGATCGACGGGCTGGGCCTGATCGCGGGCTCGCTCAGCGTGCACGCGCGCCAGCACCCCGACCGCGGCGACGTCTACCGCGAGGCGGTGCGCGCGGGCCGGCTCCCCGACGGCTGGACCGCCGACGACTACGCGGGCCTGCTGTTCGTGGACGGGCGGCTGGAGGAGGCCGTCGCCAGTCGCGACGGCGCGGGCGTCACGCGCGTGCAGCGCCGGCGCGACGGCCGGCTGGTGGAGACGCCGGTGCCGGTGCGCCGGCTGGAGCCGGTGACGGACGAGCACGTCGAGGACGCGCTGGCCCGCCACACGGGGGAGCACGCCGCGCCGATGGACGTGCGCGACGAGCTGCGCCTGGTCCGCCGGATGCGTGGCCGGGCGCAGGCGGGACGGCCGCGGACCCGGCGCTGA
- a CDS encoding peptidase E, whose product MTDRPSRIVALGGGGFSMEPKNPLMDDYVLELSGADRPRICFLPTASGDADHYVVRFYRRFGSGRAEPSHVSLFRRDTSAGSVEGDLEAHLLSQDVIYVGGGSLKSLLGAWRAHGLDRTLRRAWQRGVVLCGLSAGSLCWFADAVTAFHGPSERVKGLGLLPYSNCVHYDGEPERRGAYRGMVATGLRAGFGVDDGAALSFVGDRLDEVVTSKPRATAYEVRLGAHGQVHERRMDARYLGAPDAGRAAPPLPAEAAAVPSAEDGDGGDVVPFADDDGRRPATGARLPPRHGADRAVAA is encoded by the coding sequence GTGACCGATCGACCCTCGCGCATCGTCGCCCTCGGTGGAGGCGGGTTCTCCATGGAGCCCAAGAACCCGTTGATGGACGACTACGTGCTGGAGCTCTCCGGCGCGGACCGTCCGCGGATCTGCTTCCTGCCGACCGCCTCGGGCGACGCCGACCACTACGTCGTCCGCTTCTACCGGCGGTTCGGCTCGGGGCGCGCGGAACCCTCGCACGTCTCGCTCTTCCGGCGCGACACGAGCGCCGGCTCGGTGGAGGGCGACCTGGAGGCCCACCTGCTCAGCCAGGACGTCATCTACGTCGGCGGCGGCTCGCTCAAGAGCCTGCTGGGGGCGTGGCGCGCCCACGGCCTGGACCGCACGCTGCGCCGGGCGTGGCAGCGGGGCGTCGTGCTCTGCGGGCTGTCCGCCGGGTCGCTCTGCTGGTTCGCCGACGCCGTCACCGCCTTCCACGGCCCCAGCGAGCGGGTCAAGGGGCTGGGCCTGCTGCCCTACTCCAACTGCGTGCACTACGACGGCGAGCCGGAGCGCCGCGGCGCGTACCGCGGGATGGTCGCCACGGGCCTGCGCGCCGGCTTCGGGGTCGACGACGGGGCGGCCCTGAGCTTCGTCGGCGACCGCCTGGACGAGGTCGTGACCTCGAAGCCGCGCGCCACCGCGTACGAGGTGCGGCTGGGGGCCCACGGCCAGGTCCACGAGCGCCGGATGGACGCGCGATACCTGGGGGCGCCGGACGCCGGCCGCGCGGCGCCGCCCCTGCCCGCCGAGGCGGCGGCCGTGCCGTCGGCCGAGGACGGCGACGGCGGCGACGTGGTGCCGTTCGCGGACGACGACGGCCGACGGCCGGCGACCGGCGCCCGGCTGCCCCCGCGGCACGGCGCCGACCGGGCCGTGGCGGCGTGA
- a CDS encoding MarR family transcriptional regulator, protein MDDSTPRLDATQLGVYLALVEVVDLLRHAVDQQLREAGDLSYVQFQLLARLNASPGGSARMTDLADGVVYSRSGLTYQAGLLEKAGLVTRAPSPDDERGVTVTITDAGRERVGAVLPGHAEVILRMLFEPLSPTDAETLAGLLEPVRAHMRATPPRSAATRRRRR, encoded by the coding sequence ATGGACGACTCGACCCCGCGGCTCGACGCGACCCAGCTCGGCGTCTACCTCGCCCTGGTCGAGGTCGTCGACCTGCTCCGCCACGCCGTCGACCAGCAGCTGCGCGAGGCCGGCGACCTGAGCTACGTCCAGTTCCAGCTGCTCGCGCGGCTGAACGCGTCGCCCGGGGGCAGCGCCCGGATGACAGACCTGGCCGACGGCGTCGTCTACAGCCGCAGCGGCCTGACGTACCAGGCCGGCCTGCTCGAGAAGGCCGGCCTGGTGACGCGCGCGCCGTCGCCCGACGACGAGCGCGGGGTGACGGTGACCATCACGGACGCCGGCCGCGAGCGGGTGGGGGCGGTGCTGCCCGGCCACGCCGAGGTCATCCTGCGGATGCTGTTCGAGCCGCTCTCGCCGACCGACGCCGAGACGCTGGCCGGGCTGCTCGAGCCCGTGCGCGCCCACATGCGCGCCACGCCGCCCCGCTCGGCGGCGACGCGGCGCCGCCGGCGCTAG
- a CDS encoding NADP-dependent oxidoreductase, with the protein MKALRFHQFGDADVLRLDDVALPVPGPGQVRVRVAGAAFNPVDDGIRGGWLREVFPVALPHTPGIDVSGTVDAVGADVTGLAVGDAVVGFLPMTAEGAAAEHVLAPAEVLVPAPTSIPLADAAALPMVGLTAWQALFDDAGLRAGQRVLVNGAGGAVGGYAVQLAKDAGAHVVATASPRSAERVRAAGADEIVDHTAGAVTTAEPVDVLLNLARIAPEELAALADLVRDGGVVVNTVPTVPTPADEARGVRAVGVFVRSDAAQLSRLVAMVDRGALRVEVAERVPLAELPAVHARAAAGTLSGKVVAVPAGA; encoded by the coding sequence ATGAAGGCCCTCCGCTTCCACCAGTTCGGCGACGCCGACGTCCTCCGCCTCGACGACGTCGCGCTGCCCGTCCCCGGCCCCGGCCAGGTGCGCGTCCGCGTGGCCGGCGCCGCGTTCAACCCCGTCGACGACGGCATCCGCGGCGGCTGGCTGCGCGAGGTGTTCCCCGTCGCGCTCCCGCACACGCCGGGCATCGACGTGTCCGGCACCGTCGACGCGGTCGGCGCCGACGTGACGGGCCTCGCCGTCGGCGACGCCGTCGTCGGGTTCCTGCCGATGACCGCCGAGGGCGCGGCGGCCGAGCACGTCCTCGCGCCCGCCGAGGTCCTGGTCCCGGCGCCCACGAGCATCCCGCTGGCGGACGCCGCGGCGCTGCCGATGGTCGGCCTGACCGCCTGGCAGGCGCTGTTCGACGACGCCGGGCTGCGGGCCGGGCAGCGCGTCCTGGTCAACGGTGCCGGCGGGGCCGTCGGCGGCTACGCGGTGCAGCTGGCCAAGGACGCGGGCGCGCACGTCGTCGCGACCGCCAGCCCGCGCAGCGCCGAGCGCGTCCGGGCGGCCGGGGCCGACGAGATCGTCGACCACACGGCGGGCGCCGTGACGACGGCCGAGCCGGTCGACGTGCTGCTCAACCTGGCGCGGATCGCCCCCGAGGAGCTGGCGGCGCTCGCCGACCTGGTCCGCGACGGCGGCGTCGTCGTCAACACCGTCCCGACGGTCCCCACCCCGGCCGACGAGGCGCGCGGGGTGCGCGCGGTCGGCGTCTTCGTGCGCAGCGACGCCGCGCAGCTCTCCCGTCTGGTCGCCATGGTCGACCGCGGCGCGCTGCGGGTCGAGGTCGCCGAGCGCGTGCCGCTGGCCGAGCTGCCGGCGGTCCACGCCCGGGCGGCCGCCGGGACCCTGTCCGGCAAGGTCGTCGCGGTCCCCGCGGGCGCCTGA
- a CDS encoding ABC transporter permease, whose product MSTEALPTKPTDPVTPHVPGVEPSATPRSPRGDTGRGRTTLLGIWSALALLFLLLPIAFMIVFSFNDNKGRFNFEWQGFTLKHWAHPFQNPDLAKALQNSLEIAVLTTIFATLLGTLLAVALVRYKFRGRGPADFFVFLPMASPEVVMGASLLAMFLVLGIGTGFVTILLAHIMFSISYVVVTVKARLEGMDPHVEEAARDLGANEMTTFFRVTLPMIAPGVAAAAVLAFALSIDDYVITSFNAGQTQTFPLFIFGATRQGVPPQVNVLSTMLLLLVLALMVVNVIVQKRLSLRDRGDEG is encoded by the coding sequence ATGTCCACCGAAGCGCTCCCCACCAAGCCGACCGACCCGGTGACGCCGCACGTCCCGGGCGTCGAGCCCTCCGCCACCCCGCGCTCGCCGCGCGGGGACACCGGCCGCGGCCGCACCACGCTGCTCGGCATCTGGTCCGCGCTCGCGCTGCTGTTCCTGCTGCTGCCGATCGCGTTCATGATCGTCTTCTCGTTCAACGACAACAAGGGACGGTTCAACTTCGAGTGGCAGGGCTTCACGCTGAAGCACTGGGCCCACCCGTTCCAGAACCCGGACCTGGCGAAGGCGCTCCAGAACTCCCTCGAGATCGCCGTCCTGACGACGATCTTCGCGACGCTGCTCGGCACGCTCCTGGCCGTCGCGCTCGTCCGCTACAAGTTCCGCGGCCGCGGCCCGGCGGACTTCTTCGTGTTCCTGCCGATGGCCTCGCCCGAGGTCGTCATGGGCGCCTCGCTCCTGGCGATGTTCCTCGTGCTCGGCATCGGCACCGGGTTCGTCACGATCCTGCTGGCGCACATCATGTTCTCGATCTCGTACGTGGTCGTGACCGTGAAGGCGCGGCTGGAGGGCATGGACCCGCACGTGGAGGAGGCCGCCCGCGACCTGGGGGCCAACGAGATGACGACGTTCTTCCGCGTCACCCTGCCGATGATCGCCCCGGGCGTCGCGGCGGCGGCGGTCTTGGCGTTCGCGCTCTCGATCGACGACTACGTCATCACGAGCTTCAACGCCGGTCAGACGCAGACGTTCCCGCTGTTCATCTTCGGCGCCACCCGCCAGGGCGTCCCGCCGCAGGTGAACGTGCTCTCGACGATGCTGCTGCTGCTCGTCCTGGCGCTCATGGTGGTCAACGTCATCGTGCAGAAGCGCCTGTCGCTGCGGGACCGCGGCGACGAGGGCTAG
- a CDS encoding ABC transporter permease, translating into MSLALRRKLTPWWFALPGLIWLVVFFAIPIFNQISVSLMSGDPEVGFDLTWSFHTYWDAIRDYHTQFLRSIGYAGVATIIDLVIAFPLAYFIAYKAGRFKSLLLLLVILPFFVSQVMRTASWQLILNDEGWAVARMQDVGIVGSDGHFLATGKAVVFGIAYNFLPFMVLPLYATLDRIDRRLIEAASDLYCSRATAFRKVTLPLAVPGIFAGSLLVFIPACGDYINSSILGSSNTTMIGNVIQSKFLNVLDYPSAAALSFILMGVILLGIALYGRVLGTKTLTELAG; encoded by the coding sequence ATGTCCCTCGCACTGCGCCGCAAGCTCACCCCCTGGTGGTTCGCCCTGCCGGGGCTGATCTGGCTCGTCGTCTTCTTCGCGATCCCGATCTTCAACCAGATCAGCGTCTCGCTCATGTCGGGCGACCCCGAGGTCGGCTTCGACCTGACGTGGTCGTTCCACACGTACTGGGACGCGATCCGCGACTACCACACGCAGTTCCTGCGCTCGATCGGCTACGCCGGCGTGGCGACGATCATCGACCTGGTCATCGCCTTCCCGCTCGCGTACTTCATCGCCTACAAGGCGGGCCGCTTCAAGTCGCTGCTGCTCCTGCTGGTGATCCTGCCGTTCTTCGTCTCGCAGGTCATGCGCACCGCGTCGTGGCAGCTCATCCTCAACGACGAGGGCTGGGCGGTCGCCCGCATGCAGGACGTCGGGATCGTCGGCAGCGACGGGCACTTCCTCGCCACCGGCAAGGCCGTCGTCTTCGGCATCGCCTACAACTTCCTGCCGTTCATGGTCCTGCCGCTCTACGCGACGCTGGACCGCATCGACCGCCGCCTGATCGAGGCCGCGAGCGACCTGTACTGCAGCCGCGCGACGGCGTTCCGCAAGGTGACGCTGCCGCTCGCGGTGCCGGGGATCTTCGCGGGCTCGCTGCTCGTCTTCATCCCGGCGTGCGGCGACTACATCAACTCGTCGATCCTGGGGTCGTCGAACACGACGATGATCGGCAACGTCATCCAGTCGAAGTTCCTCAACGTCCTGGACTACCCGTCCGCGGCGGCGCTGAGCTTCATCCTCATGGGCGTGATCCTGCTGGGCATCGCCCTCTACGGTCGCGTGCTCGGCACGAAGACCCTGACGGAGCTGGCGGGGTGA
- a CDS encoding spermidine/putrescine ABC transporter substrate-binding protein: MREDRARAERALEETLDAALSARSSRRAFLGRSAGAMLMAGGLGSVLSACGITGTATKNVQALQAEAARVHHPKVPIGSWTFSNWPLYMDKSVLKAFDKKYGGKVKYVEEINDNNEFFGKVRQQLTQGRDIGRDIVVLTDPMAAKWVRSGFVSPYDKKNVPNAKNLVPNLRSIGYDPKRQFTLPFQSGAVSLGYDIRATGGEIRSIKELFDPKHKGRVTMLTEPYDSASTVLIMQGKDPAKATLDDMLGAIDFIAEQNAKGQFRRFTGNDFTTDLTKGNVSIVLAYSGDMVQLQADNPNLRFAYAEEGCITFTDNLMLPAEVAHPYAAETMFNFLYEPENAAKLCAYINYISPVDGIRPILEKSDPEIAENELIFPPDDVRKRLKLYPSLSTSEEQQMYEAMAKVTGG; the protein is encoded by the coding sequence GTGCGTGAGGACCGGGCCCGCGCCGAGCGCGCGCTCGAGGAGACGCTGGACGCCGCGCTGTCGGCGCGCAGCTCCCGCCGCGCGTTCCTCGGCCGCTCCGCCGGCGCCATGCTGATGGCCGGGGGCCTCGGGTCGGTCCTCTCCGCCTGCGGCATCACCGGCACCGCCACGAAGAACGTCCAGGCCCTGCAGGCCGAGGCCGCCCGGGTCCACCACCCGAAGGTGCCGATCGGCAGCTGGACGTTCTCGAACTGGCCGCTCTACATGGACAAGAGCGTCCTGAAGGCCTTCGACAAGAAGTACGGCGGCAAGGTCAAGTACGTCGAGGAGATCAACGACAACAACGAGTTCTTCGGCAAGGTCCGCCAGCAGCTGACGCAGGGCCGCGACATCGGCCGCGACATCGTCGTCCTCACCGACCCGATGGCGGCCAAGTGGGTGCGCTCCGGGTTCGTCTCGCCGTACGACAAGAAGAACGTCCCCAACGCGAAGAACCTCGTCCCCAACCTGCGGTCGATCGGCTACGACCCCAAGCGCCAGTTCACGCTGCCCTTCCAGTCGGGCGCCGTCTCCCTGGGCTACGACATCCGGGCGACGGGCGGCGAGATCCGCTCGATCAAGGAGCTCTTCGACCCGAAGCACAAGGGCCGCGTCACGATGCTGACCGAGCCCTACGACAGTGCGTCGACCGTGCTGATCATGCAGGGCAAGGACCCGGCGAAGGCGACCCTCGACGACATGCTCGGGGCGATCGACTTCATCGCCGAGCAGAACGCGAAGGGCCAGTTCCGCCGCTTCACCGGCAACGACTTCACGACGGACCTGACGAAGGGCAACGTCTCGATCGTGCTCGCCTACTCCGGCGACATGGTCCAGCTGCAGGCCGACAACCCCAACCTGCGCTTCGCGTACGCGGAGGAGGGCTGCATCACGTTCACCGACAACCTGATGCTGCCGGCCGAGGTCGCGCACCCGTACGCGGCCGAGACGATGTTCAACTTCCTGTACGAGCCGGAGAACGCCGCGAAGCTCTGCGCGTACATCAACTACATCAGCCCGGTCGACGGCATCCGGCCGATCCTCGAGAAGAGCGATCCCGAGATCGCCGAGAACGAGCTGATCTTCCCGCCGGACGACGTCCGCAAGCGGCTCAAGCTCTACCCGTCCCTCTCGACCAGCGAGGAACAGCAGATGTACGAAGCCATGGCCAAGGTCACGGGGGGCTGA
- a CDS encoding ABC transporter ATP-binding protein, protein MTTVPETSEASNVTGTATPEERDICLERVHKRYGDHVVIGDLSLVIEQGKFYALLGPSGCGKTTTLRMIGGFELPTTGRVLLAGKDVTQLPPHKREVNTVFQSYALFPHLTVEKNVAFGLERRGVDKHETRKRAAEMLELVQLGHLAKRKPGQLSGGQAQRVALARALVNRPRALLLDEPLGALDLRLRRQLQDELKRIQQDIGITFVHVTHDQEEAMSMADTIAVMNKGAIEQAGSAEDLYERPETPFVANFLGTSNLIGVDVDAAGDGEWATARTNDGHALRLLRNRMWNLKGGQPVSVGVRPEKVRLWGPDQTPPETDNVLPAKVLQATFLGVSLQYHLRTAGGQDLTVIEPNLVGNSAGTFGPGRDVQVSWDARQTFVVEGETEGA, encoded by the coding sequence ATGACGACGGTCCCCGAGACCAGCGAAGCGAGCAACGTCACCGGCACGGCCACGCCCGAGGAGCGCGACATCTGCCTCGAGCGCGTCCACAAGCGCTACGGCGATCACGTCGTGATCGGCGACCTCTCGCTCGTCATCGAGCAGGGCAAGTTCTACGCGCTGCTGGGGCCGTCCGGCTGCGGCAAGACGACGACGCTGCGCATGATCGGCGGCTTCGAGCTGCCGACGACCGGCCGGGTGCTGCTCGCCGGCAAGGACGTCACGCAGCTGCCGCCGCACAAGCGCGAGGTCAACACGGTCTTCCAGTCCTACGCGCTCTTCCCGCACCTGACGGTCGAGAAGAACGTCGCGTTCGGCCTGGAGCGCCGCGGCGTCGACAAGCACGAGACCCGCAAGCGCGCGGCCGAGATGCTCGAGCTCGTGCAGCTCGGCCACCTGGCCAAGCGCAAGCCCGGCCAGCTCTCCGGCGGTCAGGCCCAGCGCGTCGCGCTCGCCCGGGCCCTGGTCAACCGCCCCCGCGCCCTGCTCCTCGACGAGCCGCTCGGCGCCCTCGACCTGCGCCTGCGCCGCCAGCTCCAGGACGAGCTCAAGCGCATCCAGCAGGACATCGGCATCACCTTCGTGCACGTCACGCACGACCAGGAGGAGGCCATGAGCATGGCCGACACCATCGCCGTGATGAACAAGGGCGCCATCGAGCAGGCCGGCTCCGCGGAGGACCTGTACGAGCGGCCCGAGACGCCGTTCGTCGCCAACTTCCTGGGCACCTCGAACCTGATCGGCGTCGACGTCGACGCGGCCGGCGACGGCGAGTGGGCCACGGCCCGCACGAACGACGGCCACGCGCTGCGCCTGCTGCGCAACCGCATGTGGAACCTGAAGGGCGGTCAGCCGGTCAGCGTCGGCGTGCGCCCCGAGAAGGTGCGTCTGTGGGGCCCCGACCAGACGCCGCCCGAGACGGACAACGTCCTGCCGGCCAAGGTCCTGCAGGCGACGTTCCTCGGCGTCTCGCTCCAGTACCACCTGCGCACCGCGGGCGGCCAGGACCTGACGGTCATCGAGCCCAACCTCGTCGGCAACTCGGCCGGCACGTTCGGCCCGGGCCGCGACGTCCAGGTGTCCTGGGACGCGCGCCAGACGTTCGTCGTCGAGGGGGAGACCGAAGGTGCGTGA
- a CDS encoding cupin domain-containing protein encodes MTPDRLTALALDPAAVPLEAAPLDPAQVLAGDPQVAYAELDRAEVGGVVVERGVWQHTPGVSTDVEADELFVVLSGRATVEVEGGPTFELVPGTLGLLRAGDRTVWRVHETLRKVYQATVPA; translated from the coding sequence GTGACCCCCGACCGCCTGACCGCGCTGGCCCTCGACCCCGCCGCGGTGCCCCTCGAGGCCGCGCCGCTCGACCCGGCGCAGGTGCTCGCCGGCGACCCGCAGGTCGCCTACGCCGAGCTGGACCGCGCCGAGGTCGGCGGGGTGGTCGTCGAGCGCGGCGTGTGGCAGCACACGCCCGGCGTCTCGACCGACGTCGAGGCGGACGAGCTCTTCGTCGTCCTCTCCGGCCGCGCCACGGTCGAGGTCGAGGGCGGCCCCACGTTCGAGCTGGTGCCCGGGACGCTCGGCCTGCTCCGGGCCGGCGACCGCACCGTCTGGCGCGTCCACGAGACGCTGCGCAAGGTGTACCAGGCGACCGTGCCCGCCTAG
- a CDS encoding FAD-dependent oxidoreductase, with protein sequence MSPWPRTPPTAAHRAAYADAVRGSFWLDPASGVELPDPQPALRGETTADLCVVGGGFTGLWAALHAKRDDPDRDVVLLEGETCGFGGSGRNGGFCVASLTHGLGNGEARFADELAALERLGLENHAGLCADVERLGIDCELEHTGELTAAIEPGHDDELEEEAALLRRFGHEAVVLDRDAMRAQVRSEIFHGGVWDRTGASLVHPGKLALGLRRAALDAGVRIHEHTAAHDLRETADGVEILCAQGRVRARRAVLGTNAFPPLLREIRRYVVPVYDYVLMTEPLTPEQRASIGWEARQGIGDWANQFHYYRLTADDRILWGGYDAVYRWNGPVGPQHDDHDETFGRLSQHFFTQFPQLEGVRFSHRWGGAIDTCSRFSVFFGTACSGRVAYAAGYTGLGVGATRFGARVALDLADGRDTEATRLRYVRTKPLPFPPEPLRSVGIGLTRNRLAAADRNGGRRGLWLRTLDRLGLGFDS encoded by the coding sequence ATGAGCCCCTGGCCGCGCACCCCGCCGACCGCCGCCCACCGGGCGGCCTACGCCGACGCGGTCCGCGGGTCGTTCTGGCTCGACCCGGCGTCCGGCGTCGAGCTGCCGGACCCGCAGCCGGCGCTCCGCGGCGAGACGACGGCCGACCTGTGCGTCGTCGGCGGCGGCTTCACCGGCCTGTGGGCGGCGCTGCACGCCAAGCGCGACGACCCCGACCGCGACGTCGTGCTGCTCGAGGGCGAGACCTGCGGCTTCGGCGGATCGGGCCGCAACGGCGGGTTCTGCGTCGCCTCGCTCACCCACGGCCTGGGCAACGGCGAGGCGCGCTTCGCCGACGAGCTCGCCGCCCTCGAGCGGCTGGGCCTGGAGAACCACGCCGGCCTGTGCGCCGACGTCGAGCGGCTGGGCATCGACTGCGAGCTCGAGCACACCGGCGAGCTGACCGCCGCGATCGAGCCGGGGCACGACGACGAGCTGGAGGAGGAGGCCGCGCTCCTGCGGCGCTTCGGCCACGAGGCCGTCGTCCTGGACCGCGACGCCATGCGCGCGCAGGTCCGCTCCGAGATCTTCCACGGCGGCGTCTGGGACCGCACCGGCGCGTCGCTCGTCCACCCCGGCAAGCTCGCGCTCGGCCTGCGCCGCGCTGCGCTCGACGCGGGCGTCCGCATCCACGAGCACACCGCCGCGCACGACCTGCGCGAGACCGCCGACGGCGTCGAGATCCTCTGCGCGCAGGGCCGCGTCCGCGCGCGCCGCGCCGTCCTGGGGACGAACGCGTTCCCGCCGCTGCTGCGCGAGATCCGCCGCTACGTCGTGCCCGTCTACGACTACGTGCTGATGACGGAGCCGCTCACCCCCGAGCAGCGCGCGAGCATCGGCTGGGAGGCGCGGCAGGGGATCGGCGACTGGGCCAACCAGTTCCACTACTACCGCCTGACCGCGGACGACCGCATCCTGTGGGGCGGCTACGACGCCGTCTACCGCTGGAACGGCCCCGTCGGCCCGCAGCACGACGACCACGACGAGACCTTCGGCCGCCTCTCGCAGCACTTCTTCACCCAGTTCCCGCAGCTCGAGGGCGTGCGCTTCAGCCACCGCTGGGGCGGCGCCATCGACACCTGCAGCCGCTTCTCCGTCTTCTTCGGCACCGCCTGCTCCGGACGCGTGGCGTACGCCGCGGGCTACACGGGCCTGGGCGTGGGGGCCACCCGCTTCGGCGCCCGCGTGGCGCTCGACCTGGCGGACGGGCGCGACACCGAGGCCACCCGGCTGCGGTACGTGCGGACGAAGCCGCTGCCGTTCCCGCCCGAGCCGCTGCGCTCCGTCGGCATCGGGCTGACGCGCAACCGGCTGGCCGCCGCCGACCGCAACGGTGGCCGCCGCGGCCTGTGGCTGCGCACGCTCGACCGGCTCGGCCTGGGCTTCGACTCCTGA
- a CDS encoding nitrilase-related carbon-nitrogen hydrolase: MRVITAPALPPSLARVHEPQRPPLRVGAVQVAWHEDAAEHRAALDEGIRLAAEAGAKVVFLQELTMTRYFADVRPEGAPDATAEDLPGGPTHRFAVEAAQKHGVHVHASVFEKAPGEDSRGFNTAFLVSPAGELLARTRKLHIPVTAGYYEDEYFRPGTADDGNPYPVVELGQELSDAHVGLPTCWDQWFPEVARAYSLQGAEIVVYPTAIGSEPDHPDFDTQPLWQQVIVANGISNGTFMVVVNRIGDERVTHADGTVTGNVFYGSSFVSDPYGRVLVQAPRDEAAVLVADLDLDQRRDWLDLFPFLGTRRPDTYGPLTAPVAQPAGKAAQG, from the coding sequence ATGCGCGTCATCACCGCTCCCGCCCTGCCGCCGTCCCTGGCCCGCGTCCACGAGCCCCAGCGCCCCCCGCTGCGGGTCGGCGCGGTGCAGGTGGCCTGGCACGAGGACGCCGCCGAGCACCGCGCCGCGCTCGACGAGGGCATCCGCCTGGCCGCCGAGGCCGGCGCCAAGGTCGTCTTCCTGCAGGAGCTGACGATGACGCGCTACTTCGCCGACGTCCGGCCCGAGGGCGCGCCGGACGCCACGGCCGAGGACCTGCCCGGCGGCCCGACGCACCGGTTCGCCGTCGAGGCGGCGCAGAAGCACGGCGTGCACGTGCACGCCTCCGTCTTCGAGAAGGCGCCGGGCGAGGACAGCCGCGGCTTCAACACCGCGTTCCTCGTCTCGCCCGCCGGCGAGCTGCTCGCCCGCACGCGCAAGCTGCACATCCCCGTCACGGCCGGCTACTACGAGGACGAGTACTTCCGCCCGGGGACCGCCGACGACGGCAACCCGTACCCGGTCGTCGAGCTCGGGCAGGAGCTCTCGGACGCCCACGTCGGGCTGCCGACCTGCTGGGACCAGTGGTTCCCCGAGGTCGCGCGCGCGTATTCGCTGCAGGGCGCCGAGATCGTCGTCTACCCCACGGCCATCGGCTCCGAGCCCGACCATCCCGACTTCGACACGCAGCCGCTGTGGCAGCAGGTCATCGTCGCCAACGGCATCAGCAACGGCACGTTCATGGTCGTCGTCAACCGCATCGGCGACGAGCGCGTCACGCACGCGGACGGCACCGTCACCGGCAACGTCTTCTACGGCTCGTCGTTCGTCTCGGACCCGTACGGCCGCGTGCTCGTGCAGGCGCCGCGCGACGAGGCCGCCGTCCTGGTCGCCGACCTGGACCTGGACCAGCGCCGCGACTGGCTCGACCTGTTCCCGTTCCTCGGGACCCGCCGCCCGGACACGTACGGCCCGCTGACGGCGCCCGTGGCCCAGCCCGCCGGGAAGGCGGCGCAGGGGTGA